The Megalobrama amblycephala isolate DHTTF-2021 linkage group LG8, ASM1881202v1, whole genome shotgun sequence region CCAGTGAAGGTGAGAGTCTGCTGATGTTTATTACTCATTATATCTCATTCACACACTGTAAGTCATTCATCATGTTCTCTTTATTCTCGCTGACAGAGTTTGATAAGTTTTTAGCAGGCAGAGCTAAAGCTGCAGATCATCTTCCCTCGATGAATAACAGCTCGTCCGCCAGCGTCAGTCTCCCAAGCCCTCGACAGCCGACGCAGGAGCAAAACCACGAGCAGATCTTCATGCTCTGAGAGCCTCCGCATGCAACACATCACACAGGAAGTGCCGCCACAGTAACGACTCACTTCCTGTGCTCGTATCCTCATTGAGGAAGACTCCCACAGCAGATCCTCATCTTCATTTCACTCTAGTTTTGTTTCTAATACTGAATTTGGCCTTTAATGTGTGTGTTAACCTTTTGACTACTCTATACAACAACCAATAAGCTGTTGTTGCATTTGTAAGTTAATTTTTATTAACGTGCATTTTCACTGATTgtaaaaagcattaatttatgTTGTAAATTAACCATGATGATAGGAAGGACTTCTGTCTTACTTCTGACTGAATGTCATCATAATAAATAGACACTATAATATTCATGATTGTTTCAGATTGTGTGATTTGTTTGATGGTTGTCTAGCTGTGTCTATAAATGATgccagaatttaaatttttgttccAAAGCCAAACAAAAATTATTGTGGGGACTGAATATATGATGGAGAGTCagatttaaagtcaccatgaaatttaaatgtttttttttttttttttttttttaaatggaatattgcaataattattataaacgattaatatatttttatttaaagagaaatatgttataatGGTTTGTTAACATTGACATTTAGCTGTGgaaatgttatttctgaatggTCTCTGcacttttaaaaatcattttgattATGCAGACATTAAGGGAACATTCAACTGTATCATTCTTctaacattatgggaacgttacttttgaatgttctctgaacgttctgaaacaagtagtaacatgtTAGATGGATGTCTAAATAattgtttcagaaaaaaagtttaatgatTGATGTATGAATAATGTTTTTGcgctaatgttttgagaacattatttaaGAAccggggcctcatttataaaacttccCGTaaatttcatcctaaaagtgtacatgcgcgcaaaagctagattctgcttACACACAagtgttttcagatttataaaaccattcaTAAACCAGAACCTGCAcaaaaatccctttataaattcCAGGGAATATTGTACGTACGTGCGTCTCCTCCTCAAAATCACCACATATGGAGCTTACAACGCTTAGTTTTACATATTTAACAGCTCTGGCTTTACTATGCATAatctcatctgcatatcatttccatgcatattcccatccacgtgacgcTGTACACTGTCGAAGGCAAAACATTAGGGAAATATGAGTTATGATAATATTTGTGCCATACACATTACATTGCTAAAAATCATTCAGTATCCTTGCcttgtttttgaataaataaatcaaaatagtataaattacattttagagaAAGTTTTTCTCAAtcttttccactggccaaatagtatttttaatTGCTCTATAGTTTAATGGAAACAGATAGGCCTTATTGCACattattgatcaaaaatattttctcaGATCATGAGTTCTGCTATTGTCATACACCAAGCAATCCTCACtgttaaaactttaaaatgagaATGGCATATTTAATCTAAATATGTATATCAGATATAAAACATCTGTATTTATGATTAGGACTCATAATgatgatttaaagggttagttcacccaaaaatgaaaataatgtcattaattactcaccctcatgtcgttccacacccgtaagaccttcgttcatcttcagaacacaaattaagatatttttgatgaaatccgatggctcagtgaggcctgcatagccagcaatgacatttcctctctcaagatccattaatgtactaaaaacatatttaaatcagttcatgtgagtacagtggttcaatattaatattataaagccacgagaatatttttggtgcgccaaaaaaacaaaataacgacttatatagtgatttcagaacactgtttcaggaagattcggagcgttatgaatcttttgtgtcgaatcatgattcggatcgcgtgtcaaactgctgaaatcacgtgactttggcgctctgaactgctgatttgatacactgattcatttgtgctccgaagcttcctgaagcagtgttttgaaatcggccatcactaaataagtcgttattttgggtttttgtaatattttgtaatattctcgtggctttataatattaatattgaaccactgtactcacatgaactgatttaaatatgtttttagtacattaatggatcttgagagaggaaatgtcattgctggctatgcaggcctcactgagccatcggatttcatcaaaaatatcttaatttgtgttctgaagatgaatgaaggtcttgcgggtgtggaacagcatgagagtgagtaattaatgtcagaattttcatttttgggtgaactaaccctttaaggtggttttccttcatctgcTGTCAGTGCCTCAGCTCACCATCGGTGTCGCCAAACTGCTCTGTCTCCAAAATGCTTGTACGCATGGGTCAGAGTTTGCGTACAGGTGCGCAGATTttcccgtcaagtttgtttttataaatcacaCCTTGTGTGTAGAAAGTGGCATTCGTCTCTTCCAGGGCCTGTTTCGTACATACGCAACggttataaatgaggcccctgatAATTCTGAATGAACGTTCTATTAATGTTAGtggaacgtttgttcataaccttGAGAGAACCTTGCGAGAACATTTGCaaaagttctgagaacattcaaAGTTGCATTTTCaaagagctcgagcatttaaagttgcagatgacaaaactgcaaACGGTATAATGTGTTGGTTAATGGTGTGAAATGgcctttattttattaagttaGTGCAAGAAAAAGGAATTAAGTCGTGTTAGCACCACGAACGATAATGAATGCTTTAGCTCATTACAGTTGAATGGATTCTGGTTGACTGTCAATGTTTTCATGAACAATACAGTTCTTctgaatataaaagaatagccaCACCACAACTACAAGCCAAGAAATTATGCAACATTTGAGAAAAATGAGtaagattttattataaaaataaaatattaacaatacaAATCCATATATACAGTTACAAAATGATTCCGACAAAGGAAATTTTCCAAAGGATCTGTCATTTGAATAACTATGAACTAACACGTTTATTATTGACGATatgataaaataatacatttgatGTCTCCAACATGTGACTTCATGTTTAAAAAGTGCTAATGATGAGGTGGTTTGAACAGGGGTTTAAAAGGCATAGACCATCCCGACGGCCAGAACCACAAACACACCGAGCAGCGTCCGCAGGAACCGCGGCATCAGAGACGAGGAGCTCTGCAGCGCTTCATCACCTGAGGAGAACATGACAAAACACTTCAGTCACGGCAGACCGAAACATGCAGCAAAAGCACAAAGACGAGACAGTGTTTTACCTGCCGTCGTTGTTGTGTTCTGCTTGTGTTGTGTGCGTCTCTGTCTCATTTCATTTTCCGTCTCTGACGCGCAGCTCACCGAGTCCTGCAGCTCGTTAAAGACCTGAGGAACAGAAAACGAACTGATCAGCTCATCCACAGCAGCTGCAGTCGCTCGAGTGGAAGGAGCTTGAGCAGTCGCTCACCTGGATGTTGAGCTCGAATGCGGTGACGGCCTCCTGCAGCACGCCGCTCCTCTGAGTCTCCGTCAGCTCGATGCTGTTCATGCGGCTCCTGTACAGCTGCTTGAAGAGGTTGGGGCTGCTCACACCGGGAAACGAGAAGAACGACAAGCCCTCTCCGTTCTTCAGCCCTAATGACTTCTGCGTGATGCGGCCCAGCACCTGCCCGCCCGACAGGTCGCCCAGGTAGCGCGTGTACGCGTGAGCGACCAGATATTCAGGGTGATCTCTGCCCACCTGAGACACAACACAACCGATTCAGAGCAAAGTCACGATACTCTCGAAGGACAGACCGTGTAAGATGACCTTTGACATTTTAAAAGTGATACTTCACAATAAGGTTCCTTTTgttaaagttcacccaaaaatgaaaaccctCAACCCATCCTTGGTGTGTATGACAtgttctttcagatgaacacaatcagagttatattaaaaagtattctggctcttccaagctttataatggcagtgaatggagggtgagattttgaagtccatccatccatcataaaattagtccatacggctccaggcgaagcgatgggtttttgtaagttTCTAAaggtttaaatatggatatttttcttacaaaaacccatcgctttgcttcagaaggcctttattaaccctgtGAAGCCGTATGGACtaattttatgatggatggatgcacttttttgggcttcacaATCTCACCCTCctttcactaccattataaagcttggaagagccagaatattttttaatatatcgattgtgttcatctgaaaaaagatcatcatatacacctaggatggcttgagggtgagtaaatcaggggataattttaatttttgggtgaacaatccctttaaaattaattgaCTACATTAGTTCACATGATCCAacacttctaaagcattttATTGTCACCCCCCATTTTTGAACCTAGACATaaaaatgcactatccaaacttaaatTGTTATAATTCATGAACACTTTTGAATACAGACATAAGGTTGGTCTCTTTTTAATAAAGATTGTTGTGGCAGTGAAAtaatttcaaaaaatgaaagtataaaaagttatacaagtttaaatttactgtaaagaGAATGTACTgtactatttttattatattttatataaaataaatattttacaaaattgtttttaaTCCAAAATTGCTATAAAATTAAAGCCATATGACTCAataagttgtgttccaaatttgaagttgatatgaaaaaaattGAGGTTCCTATGCAATTTTATTTCGGCGTTATACCAAAAAAAGCCACCGGGTGACACCCAAACTCCATTGAATTATGTTTCTGTCACAAATGCATACATTTCTCTTTCAATATTACTTCTATAACAAAATAGAAGTAGAAAATCACCAAATATGGAATCTTGAGACTCTTTCCAATGATATGTATTTTGTCAAGATTATAAAAAGTTTTGATTCTAAAAGACAACCTGCACTAAGGGGGAGGAGACCGGTAAAAGATTTTTAAGTACAATTTTTATGGTAAAGCAATGTCCGATTTCAAAATGGTTTCAAAATTTTGAGGTTTTtagctt contains the following coding sequences:
- the LOC125274451 gene encoding heme oxygenase-like; translated protein: METIEKTQTAITDSELSEQIKAATKDSHVRAENTELMLSYQRGNVSLRQYQMLLCSLYKIYEALEEALDRNASHDAVAPIYFPQELGRLESIEKDLEHFYGQNWKEKITVPAATLRYAQRLREVGRDHPEYLVAHAYTRYLGDLSGGQVLGRITQKSLGLKNGEGLSFFSFPGVSSPNLFKQLYRSRMNSIELTETQRSGVLQEAVTAFELNIQVFNELQDSVSCASETENEMRQRRTQHKQNTTTTAGDEALQSSSSLMPRFLRTLLGVFVVLAVGMVYAF